A segment of the Acidobacteriota bacterium genome:
TCGGCCCTGCTGCTGCGCCTCGACGAGCAGCGTGACCAGCTCGGCGGCGGTCGCGAACCGCACCCGGTAGTCGTGCTGGCAGCAGGCCATCCCCAACGCGATCGACAGATGCGTCTTTCCCGTACCGACGCCGCCCACGAACACGACGTTGGCGGCGTCGGCGACAAAGCTGCAATCGAAGACCTGTAGCACCGCATCGCGGTCCAGGTCCGGCTGCGCCTCGAACGAGAAGGCGTCGAGCGTCTTCAACATCGGGAAGCGGGCATCCTGAATGCGCCGTTGGATGCGACGCTCCCGGCGTTGGGTCACCTCCAGGTGCACCAATCGGGCCAGGTAGTCGGCCGGCGCCTGCCGCTGGCCGGCAGCCTGCTCGGCCAGCGGCCGCCACTGGGCGGCGATCGTCGACAGGCACAGCGTCTTCAGGTCCGTCTCCAGGTGTGGGGGCTCGATAGTCGTGGTCGTCATCAGCAGCCGCCCCCCACCAGCGCGTCATACGCCGACAGCGTCGGGGCGGGCACGGCGATCCGTGCCAACTCCGGACGCACCCCCGTCACCGGCGGGCACACCGGCGGCGGTCCGCTCTGCTGCTGCCGGAGGATGAGCCGCACCGTCTCCAGGCGAGGCGACTGGCGCTCGAGCGCGGCCGCCACCGCACGCTCGACGGCCGCCGGCGGGTGCGTCTCCATCAGCCGCAGCATCCGGACCCAC
Coding sequences within it:
- the zapE gene encoding cell division protein ZapE; the encoded protein is MTTTTIEPPHLETDLKTLCLSTIAAQWRPLAEQAAGQRQAPADYLARLVHLEVTQRRERRIQRRIQDARFPMLKTLDAFSFEAQPDLDRDAVLQVFDCSFVADAANVVFVGGVGTGKTHLSIALGMACCQHDYRVRFATAAELVTLLVEAQQQGRLQRKLDQLARYDAVIVDELGYVPLDKAGADLLFGFISQRYERRSLVVTTNLPFARWSEVFLDPTAAAAVIDRVVHHATVLQTSGNSYRLQAAKRHQAQASGKDGAR